The following nucleotide sequence is from Azoarcus sp. CIB.
TTCAAGTAAGGTCACGGCCCGATTGCCATCGAGAGAACACGCGTCGCCGTGCACGGAACCCCGAGTCAACAAGGGCCACACGTCGGTTGTCCGGCATCTTCTGATCGGCGGTGCGAAGCGCAACCAGCTCGACGCGGACGGACATGACGAGCTCAGGCTCGCGCAGACGTTGGGGCGGCACGACGTCGTCACCATCCTTGAAGGGCAGCGCTTCAAACGTGACGTTTGACGCAATCGGCAGGTCGTCGACCGCCCATATCGTCATGCGCGAATGAGCTCAAGACACGCAGCCTGCCGACATTACGAATTCGTAATCGGGCTGTCTGCAATTCGACAGGGAAAGTCTTCTACAGTGAGTCCAGTACGCGGTTTCACAGATGCCATGATTGCGTACCCCCAAGATGGCAGAAGCAGATTCATCCTGCCCGACATTCCCTCTGCCGTTTCTGGAGGTCATCCCATGAAGACAATTATGGTCGCTACCGCTGTTATGGCCCTTGTAGCGCTGAGCGGATGTGCGAGCCCCACCGTGCTCGAAGGGAAATACTCCGAGGCGGACGGGTGGCGCAAAGGAACCGTTGTCGAGATCGGACCCGCGAAAAGTCTGAAGCGGCCCGCCTTTTATGACTGCAGGACCGAGGCGTCGGGCACGGAAGGCAGCGATCAGTATGTGATGATCGCGCTTTTGAGCCATGGACACTCGCATGCGCGCGCCGCCAAGTTGCCCGCCGACTCGCAATTACAGGTCGGCGACAAGGTCTACGTGAATTTCAAGGACTGCAGCGCACCAATCCCGAAACGCAGCTCATCGCCATCGGACTAGCAACAGTTCAATTGATGTGCTCATCGCGCGGGACGCCGGGGATTGTGGCGAAGGATCAACGCCCGCAGAGTCCGGGTTCGCCTCGTCAGGACCAAGACGATGCATTACGACATCCAGCACAAAGCCAGGCGCGATCGAGCGGCCCCGAAGCTGCTCGACGCGGTTCGCCAGGGCAAGGTCCCGGAAGTGCTGAGATGGCAGGAGGACGGACTGCCCGTCGCTTCGCAAGATACCGAGGGGGGCACCTGATCTTCCTGGCGGCATTTCACCGTCAGTGGGCCGTTATTGACAACCTGTTGGCGCACGGTGCATCGGTCGACCTACCCGATCGCCGCGGGTGGACGCCGCTCTTCTGGGCCGCTTTCAAGGGCCATGCGGACATCGTTTCATTCCTGATCGGCCGTGGCCCCAACCCCGACGTGCGGAACTCGGACGGGGAGTGGCCTCTGTTCTGGGCCGCCTAAAAGGGCCACACGTCGGTTGTTCGACATCTTCTGATCGGCGGTGCGAAGCGCAACCAGCTCGACGCGGACGGACATGACGAGCTCTGGCTCGCGCAGATGTTGGGGCGGCACGACGTCGTCACCATCACCGAAGGACTGCGCGCCCAACGTATGAAGCATCCTCCTCCCGGAAACTCCGACGGAGCACTTTGATCCAGCAGCTTCGCGGACGTCACGCAAGACGCATGGCTGCCGCAACTTGGTAGGCTGGTCAAACTGAAACCAGGTCAGCCCCCCTCCGGCACGCCTTCCGGCGACGTATTGACCTACGAGTTCGCCCTGCGGATCGTCGGAAGAACGCCGGGGATGCAAGAACAACACCGGCTCGGGGCCGGTGTCAGGCGAACACTTGTAATGGGAGCGTCAGCGACCGCCGCGATTTGGATGCAAGGCCCTTTCAAGACGCCAGATTTCATCGCCCTTCATCATGATCTTCTGGCCATCCTTAGTCTCCATCACGTGCCCCTCCGCCATCCTTTCAACCCGGCCGAATTTGTTCTCCATGGCCATCTTGCCATCCTTGAAAACATAAACCGTCGATCCATCCTTCATTACATACGATTTTTCTACGTTACTCTCGTCAACTGCAAGGGCCGACGTCGCGACCAAGACCGAGGCTGCTGCGACAATGAGTTTTTTGAGCATGATTTACTCCTTTAAATTCGCAACCTGTGGCTGACAGTTTAGCGGGAGATCAACAGGCATATTCTCCGCTTTAGTCACGCTCCGCGTGCTTCATGCCAGCCATAAGTTCACAGTTCAGATTTTCCAACAAAACTTGGCACGGACGTATCAACCTCCCCTCGGCGCAGACTGAGAAAACCTAGTATCAGCAACCGCACCACAAGAAGTCGGGCACTCCCAAAAATTCAAGGGAGAGTCAACTACCTCCACGATCACGATGCAACTCGCGCTCGAGACGCCAGATTTCATTGCCCTTCATCATGATCCTCTGACCGTCCGTTGTTTCCATCGTGTGTCCTTCCTTCATGGTAACAAGGCGCCCCAATTTGTCCTCCATGGCCATCTTTCCATCCTTGAATACATAAACCGTTGATCCATCCTTCAACGGATACGACTTCGTCACGTTCCCCTCATCTACGGCCAACGCAGACGCGGTAACGAGGAACGATGCAGCAACAATTGCGAGCTTACTAAGCATAACAAACTCCTCGTAGAGGATATGTGAATCAAGAATGTTGGGGCCGTGCGCGCCGTACTTGACACCTTTGTTCTGCACAACGCCGTTGTTTACGCCCCACTCCCGATGCTCTGCCCTCACTGACCTCCTCGGTACATCGGATTCTCGTCAACATATACGGTTACCTGCTCCGTGCCAGGGATGATTTCCGACAGCGGAAAACTAGAGGTTCCCAAGGTATCGAAGGTCCACGTAACAGTTTTTTCTCCGACGCGTATTGCAATCGTTTCCATTCTCACAACGTTGATATGGCGGGTCTGATTGTCAATGGTTATGCTCCGCTCCGCCGTCGCCAGCGATGCGTATCCATAGCGGGCAGCCTGGCGTGCATGAGCGGCGCTTGCGGCAACCCGGATTAAAGCTCCAACTTGCGTTTCGCTCGGCGCGGAATACTGCTCACCAGCAAGTGCGCTCGCTGTCCCAAACAGCAGTATTGATGCGTAAGCTACGCTAGATTTAGTAGTTTTCATCCTTCACTCTCCCGCAGTATTTGGCTCTATCGCTCGACTTCGCTACACCACGAGTAGATATTAGCCTGGAGCGCCTTACGGCAGAATGACTTTCCGATTACTTCCTACTCATCCTCCTGCAACCTTGCGGAAAGCAACAACGTTGTTTAAGCAGGGATTACGCACCACCGACAGCAGATCGGCCTGCTCCGCCGTTACAGCGCGCAGGCCGATCAATCGTCGCCACACGACGGTCGCAAACAATTCAGTTTGTCTGATGCTCGCGATGCAGCTCGTTCTCTAGACGCCAGATTTCGTTACCCTTCATCATTATTTTTTTTCCATCCTTTGTTTCCATCGCATGACCTTCCTTCATCGTAACAACTTGCCCAACTTTGTTCTCCATCGCCATCTTGCCGTCCTTAAAGACGTAGACGGTGGAGCCATCTTTCAACTCATAGGCTTTCTCGACATTTCCTCGGTCCACTGCGAATGCCGAGGTGGCGATGATCACGGATGCGGCTGCGGCGATTGCTTTCGTAAGCATGATTGACTCCTGACAGTTAAGTGGTAGAACTTAAAAACTAACCTTTACTGCACGACGCCTTTTGGATGTGAAACCGGTGTGCTATCTGCAAGAAGCCATCTCGCTTGATTGGTCCTGGGGAATGATTATGAACCGCAATATCTGCCGTGCCACTGCTATCTCGGCGCTGCTGTTCACAACGGCCTCGTCGGCAATCGCACACACTGACTATTCAGAAGCTGGCACTTCGCACTGGGTCCTTATCGAGTGACCGTAACCTGATGGTAGCTGCGAGCATCTGACATTGGCATGACGTAACAATTACATTTCAGTCATCGCTGTGTCATTTTGTAAAAACCACTGTGAGCACGTATATAATTTATCCATGCACGCTCTGACAACGCAACAAATCCTTAGCCAAGAGCATTCGCGCGCCGGAGAACTAAAAGTGCAAAATCCTGTCCTGACCGAGAATCGTTAAGCAGAGCACTTCTCGGAGTAGACGGGCAGCTCTTCTTTCGAACGGATCCCAGATTTACGGAATCCACTTTGGAGTTCCAGTCATGCTCATATGCGAACTGCTCGCTGCCCATTTCATGACACCTTCGGCGATTTCGTTGTGCGTCCGACAAAGATGGATTGGCAAGCTGGACGATCACGTTCGCCAATGAAATTTGGCTGGCGCAGCTATCCGCGATCACCGATTGGAGCTCGTCGATGATGTTCTTCCTGACCATGATGCCCCTTGCAAAGTAGCCGCTGACAAGTCACGACATGAGCCGCCAGTATTAATAACGAATGCGTACGGGCTATGATGCGAAATGGAATGTGCCGTCGCTTGCGGCAACATTCAGTTGCCACTACACGTGCAAATGAATGATTCTGTGATTGCCCCGTGTTTGCACCGTCCCGGAGTTGTAGTCACGGGGTGTCTTCGCATTCAACTTGCTACGGGGAATTCGTTGCTGGAGATAGGAAAAATGGAGTCGCGGAAGCACTATGCAACATGGCTAGAGCTTGCTGTTGCACCTGAATGGATGCGAGGTTCATGCAAAATCAAGGTGCACGAGGTTGGCGGAAGAGGACGGCCTTGCTTTGCTATTTCAATGAATAACCGGTGGTTGTGCGCAGCCAGCGGATGCCTGACCGTATTCTTCGGCCTCGGTTCGGCGCTGCATTTCCTGAAGCTTTGGCGCATCGAAAATTTTGAACCTGGCGAGGCTCACATTGGCAGTGTCGAATGTAGCGACTCCCGCCACTGTCTCAGCATCGGGGGCGATGGCAGTCTGAGGCGTTGCAGGGCCAACCCGAGTAAGTAACGCTCAAGGACCCACTTCCGCTTCTTGTCTGGCAGGTCGATGCCGTTGTCGAGAGGGGAGCGTCCATCTCATTGCTTACGCAGAGCCCACTCTGCTGGCATCGAAGATGCGTTGCTTTCGATACAGGCGCAGCGACGGGTATGGACTGCGCCGGCAGATTGACTGAAGGCGCCTGCCTTTCCCTCGCCTTGTAGACATCCCTCACTCGAGGGATGTCGGCTATATATGATTCTTCTTAGAGTCTTACCCTGTCTTCACGATCGCGCAGGATTGAAACCTCTCGATGAAAGCTCTTTATTTCGCCGTCCTCATTTGAAACCTCGCCGGCTCCAATGCCTCCCGTCTGGGAAGCGCGGTTTTTGGCAGTGATTGATTTCTAAAGCGGGCGCGCAGTAAGTCCTGCGAATTGATTACAGGTGCTTATGGAACTTGCTGTGATCGTGGAGAACTTTCTTCGCGTGTTGCGGCGTCGCTTCCGCACTCTTCTGTGCGGGAACAGCGAGCTTCTCTTGCATATGGTTATGGGGGCTGACACGGCCTTCGGTCTTCTCGTTCTGCGCCGCCACAGGTGCAGTCGTTGAGGCAGCGTTCCCCGCGGGCGCCAGGATTGCAGACGCGGATAACAGAGTCGTGATAAGAATCAGCTTCGTTGTCATGGCACGATCTCCCACAAAAAACACTATCGAAGTGCGCTACTGTCGCCTTGATCTGCGCACACCCTACCGGGAGTGTGCTCCACATAGGCTGTCGAGAGCATGACGCGGATATTACACATTCGTAACTGGATCAAATCGCACTTTAGGACTTCTAGGTTGATTTAGTGGGTTCAGACACGCATTTCATGTCCACCATCTGACGCAGTACGGCCTCCTCGGCGAGTAGTGCATTCACCGCAACAGGGTCGAATTGGCTGCCGGACATGTGGAGTATCTCCGCCTTCGCCGCATCAAATGTGAGCCCCTGACGGTACGGCCGGTCTGACGTCATGGCATCAAGGGTGTCGACAACGGCAAATAGCCTCGCACCGAAGGGAATATCCTCACCCCGCAGGCCACGCGGATACCCGCCGCCATCGAACCTTTCTTCATGACTGCGCACGATATCGGCCGCCTCTTCCATGCCGGCCAGTCGGCCAACTAACCGATGGCCATCATCCGGATGCCGACGCATGATGGTCCATTCGTTTTCCGTGAGCGGCCCTACCTTCAATAAAACACCATCCGGCACTCCGATTTTGCCCAAGTCATGCAGAAGAGCGCCCCAGTATATCTGGGCCAATCGCTGTTCATCGTTAGGAAAAATGCGCTTAGCCAGGACAACCGTGTGGCACGCAACACGCCGGGAATGCAAGCCAGTCTCATGCTCACGCAGATCAAGAGCATCTGCGAGCGCTTCTGCAAACGCAGCGTTCAGTTCACCACAGCGTGAGCACCCGCGGGACAACTCTTCGAGAAAACAGCGCTCACAAGTCTGCTGGCTTGATTTCCACGGCGTACGAGAAACGACACGGGTACCGCAGCAATGACACGTCCCTGCAAAGGTAGGTCGAAGCTCCAATGTGTGCCTCCCATGTAACGACGCACCCATCACTCGGTTGCATCGGGCGGTTGCCGCCCCAGGACAGGGATGAATGCCGGCGTGCGTTCCCGGTACTGCACGTAGGCTTCGCCAAATTCAACGAGTACGTCACGTTCTTCTTGGTGCGCCAGGCGCGCGTACACGATAAGCAACACGGGAAATAGCGCCAACGTGATCAATGTGGGCCACTGCAACAGGAATCCAAACATCACGAGGACGAAGGCAACATACTGAGGATGCCGAATTCTTGCATAGGGACCGGTGTCCGCCACGCGATGCTCACGCTGTGCGCGATAAAGCACCGGCCAAGCTTTTGAAAGCAACCAGAAACCGCCGACGATGAACGCCGTGCTAAGGAGATGAAACGGGCCAAAATGCGGGTTAGATCGCCAACCGAACATGACTTCGAGCAGGTGGCCCGAATCATGAGCGAGGAAATCAACACCCGGAAAGCGCGAGGATAGCCAACCGGACAGCACGTAGATTGTGAGCGGAAACCCGTACATCTCCGTGAACAAGGCGACGATGAAGGCGGAGTAAGCGCCGAGCGAACGCCAATCGCGCGTGCTGCGGGGCCTTGCGAAGCTGAACGCAAACGCGATGAAAAAGATTGAGTTGATGATGACCAGCGACCATAGGCCGTAGGAAGGCGTGTCGGTCATTTCTCATCTCCTTCCGTTTTATTCTGTGTGTCCCCCTGATTGTGCCCACCATGCCCACCGTGTCCGCCGTGCATGAAGATGTGCATCAACGGACAGGCCAACAGGAAAAGCCACGGCAAGATGCCGAGGAGATGAGCGCGGTGTTCAGTGAAGAGAAAAAACGCGGCCAGCGCGAGAAAGCCGAAGAATACCCATTTCACCCGTGAGTCAGCCCCCCCGCGTCTGTGGACCGGCTGTTCCCTATCATGTTGCTCTGACATGTCATAGCTCTCGGTTAGCGTCGGCGGTATTCGAAAAGTGCTTCGATCGGCTGTGCTATCCCGGGCCGTCGAACCTCGATGGCGATTCGGTATGGTCCATCACCGGACAGGATGAAGTAAGCGCCGAAGCTCAGCGCGTCGTCGATGTGCATGGGCTCAAGCCGCTTGTGCGTACCCGCCATGCCTAGTTCAGCGACGCTTGCCCGCACGTCGGCCTCGGTGATGCGTTGCCCAGCCGTATCGATGAGCGCGACGACTAGATGGTATGCATCCTTCTTGCTTGGAACTCCGCCATGCATGGCGCGTTCTTCATGAGGTGCCGGATGCTTGCCTGCCACCTGTGCCGGCATGAGCCCGTAATAGACTTCTATCCCTTGCACCGTCATGTGCTGCCCCGATTCGACCGCATGGGCGAACGCCGACGTGACCAGCATGACGAGCGCAGCCATCCAGCACCGAATCAATAGTGGGTACTCTTTTTTCATGATCCTTCTCCTTGCGTTGAGCCTGAACGTGCCACCCAGAGCGCTAGCAACTGCATCCAACGCCCCTGCATTTGGACAGAGCCGAACCCGTTTCGCTGCAGAAAAGCGGGAATCTCGCCGCGCAGGTTTCCGGCGGTCATTGGCATGGCCAACAAGGGCCAGAGCAGCCACCACCACAGCGGGTTCGCCGGCCGGTCGAGGTCGGCAATGACAAGACGTCCCGAGGGCTTCAGGACGCGGCGCACGCTCTTGAGCCCGGCTTCCTTCGCTTCCGGCGGGAGGTGATGCAACATCGCGCTCGCCAGCACCACGTCGAAGGTGGCGTCGGGAAATGGCAGCGTTTCGATGGCCGCAAGCTGGAAGCTCGCACGACTACCTGCGCGGGCGGCATTCTCACGGGCGACGACGATCATGGCCGGTGCCGCGTCAATGCCGATTGCCTCGCCCGACGCCTCGATCGCTTCTGCGGCGAGCCGGGTCAGAACGCCCGTGCCACAGCCGACTTCCAGCACGTGCTCGCCTGCCTGTAGTGCAGCATGGCGCAGCGTCTCCATCCGAAAGGCTTTGCCGAGGCCGAGTTTGGGGAAGTACCAGTCGTAGATCGGCGCGGCCCAGCCCATAGTCATTCCCGCCGTGCGGGGGGCGGGGCCAGGGGGAAAGGCGCCTGACCGGCGCAACTGCAGGCCGCCCCATACCAGCACTCCCGGGCAGGCGAGCAGAACGGCGACAAGCGTCGCACTTGGCCACGTGAGTCCCCACAGCGACACGACGACTGCTGCCACCCCGATCGCCAAGGCAGGACAGATCCACATCCAGTTGTCGATTGATCGTCGGCTCATGGCAATCTCCGATAGCGAGGACAACGCTGATTTGGCTAGGGCGAGAATGCTTTTTACGGGACGAGCACGTCTCGGGACGTTGACCGCGTTACATGCGAGGACATCGTTTCCCTACCCCCTATTAAGCGTTCTATGTCAGCGCGTCAGAGTATTGTGGTGCGAAGTCTTAGTGCATTCCCGACCACGGAGGCCGAACTGAGACTCATCGCCAGCGCAGCGATGAGCGGCGACAACAGAAGACCCAGGAACGGGTATAGCACGCCAGCCGCGATCGGCACGCCGAGCGCGTTATACAGGAACGCGAACGTCAGGTTCTGGTGCATGTTGCGCACCGTTGCTACGGACAGCGCGCGCGCGGTGGCGATGCCGCGCAGGTCGCCCTTGACGAGCGTAAGGTGCGCGCTGTTCATCGCGACGTCGGTGCCGGTGCCCATCGCGATGCCGACATTCGCGCGCGCGAGCGCGGGCGCATCGTTGATGCCGTCGCCCGCCATCGCGACGATGCGGCCTTCGGCCTGCAGCTTCGCGACGAGGTCGTCCTTGTCCTTCGGCTTGACCTCGCCGTGCAACTCGTCGATGCCTAGCTGTCGGCCGATCGCGCGCGCGGTCGTGAGGCCGTCGCCGGTCGCCATGATGATGCGCAGGCCGGTCGCGCGCAGCCCTTCGAGCGCTTCGGCCGTCGACGCCTTGATTGGGTCGGAGACGGCGAGCAGTCCGGCGATCCTGCCCGCGACCGCGAGGAACATCACGCTTGCGCCTTCCTGCCGCAACGCCTCGGCCCGCGCCTCGAGCGGCCGCCAGTCGACGCCTTCGTCTTCCATCAGCGCGGTGTTGCCGAGTGCGACGGCCTGTCCGTCGATCGTGCCGCGCACGCCGATGCCGGACGAGGATTCGAAGGTGCCTGCGGTGCTGAGGCCGAGAGCGCGCTTTTTCGCCTCGGCGACGATTGCATGCGCGAGCGGGTGTTCGCTGCCCTGGTCGAGGCTCGCGGCGACGCGCAGGACTTCGGCTTCGGTCCAGCCAGGCGCCGGGGCGAGGCCGTGGAACGCGGGTTTGCCTTCGGTCAGAGTGCCGGTCTTGTCGACGATCAGCGTATCGACTTGGCGCATCGATTCGATCGCGGCGGCATCGCGGAACAGCACGCCGTGGGTCGCGGCCTTGCCGGTCGCGACCATCACCGACATCGGTGTCGCGAGCCCGAGCGCGCACGGGCAGGCGATGATCAGCACGGCGACCGCGTTGATGAGCCCGTACGCCCAACTCGGCTGCGGCCCGAAGAGGCCCCAGACGAACAGCGTCAGCAGCGCGATCGCGACGACGCCGACGACGAACCAGCCCGCGACGCGGTCGGCCATCCGCTGCATCGGCGCGCGCGAGCGCTGCGCCTGGGCGACCATCTGCACGATCTGCGACAGCACGGTCTGCGAGCCGATCTTCTCCGCGACCATGACGAGCGCGCCGCTGGCGTTGAGCGTCGCGCCGATCAGCTTGTCACCGGGCCGCTTCGTCACCGGGATCGGTTCGCCGGTCAGCATCGACTCGTCGACCGCGCTCGACCCTTCCTCGACAGCACCGTCGACCGGTACCTTTTCGCCTGGACGCACGCGCAAGCGGTCGCCCGGATGGACGTGGGTCAGGGGGATGTCCTCCTCGCTGCCGTCTTCGCGGATCCGGCGCGCCGTCTTCGGCGCGAGCCCGAGCAGCGCCTTAATCGCCGCGCCGGTCTCCGAACGGGCCTTAAGTTCGAGGACCTGGCCGAGTAGCGTCAGCGAGATGATCACCGCGGCAGCTTCGAAATACACCGCGACGTGCTCTCCGATCCGGAACGACGGCGGAAACACGTCGGGTGCGACGGTTGCGATCACGCTATAGACGTAAGCGGCGCCGGTTCCGAGGCCGATCAGGGTCCACATGTTCGGGCTGCGGTTGCGGATCGACTGCACGCCACGAACGAAGAACGGCCAGCCGGACCACAGCACGACCGGCGTCGCGAGAGCCATTTCGACCCACGGCCGCGCCGGTCCGAGCAGCGGATCGAACATGCCGCCCGACATCGCGACCACAGTCACGATGACTGTCAGCGGCAGCGTCCACCAGAAGCGGTGGCGAAATTCCGTCAGCTCCGGATTGTCGCCCTCGTCTTCGCCGGGAAGCACCGGTTCGAGCGTCATACCGCATTTCGGGCATGTGCCCGGGCCCATTTGGCGGATTTCGGGGTGCATCGGGCAGGTGTATTCAGTGTCTGCCGCGACGTCCGGCGTCGCTCTAACGTGCATTGCCGGTGCCGGTTTCAGATAACGCTCCGGCTCCACCTTGAATTTGTCGTGACACTTTGCGCTGCAGAAGTGATAGACGTGACCATTGTGGCTCGCATGATGTGGCGAATCCGGTTTGACGGTCATGCCGCACACTGGATCCTTGGTCGCTACGTCATCGCGCGGATTATCGGAATCGTAATGATCGTGCACGACCAAGGCTTCTGGGGGGGGATGAACGTGTCGCAAGGCGGCATTCTCCCTATTGGGGCACGGCGCGTCCGACGCGGTGGGCACGCACAGCGCGTAGCCGGCCATGCATCGCAATGTTGATCGATCAGACTCCAGACTGTTCTGAACGAACGTAACCGGTTCGGTACAGCGAGTGACGTCTTGACTGCGCTGCAGTCCACCACGACGAACAATAGAGCCGGCTACGAACTCCCTGTCGGAACATTGCCATCGCCCTTGGATCCGATGGAGCTGTAGCTTACC
It contains:
- a CDS encoding DUF2933 domain-containing protein, giving the protein MSEQHDREQPVHRRGGADSRVKWVFFGFLALAAFFLFTEHRAHLLGILPWLFLLACPLMHIFMHGGHGGHGGHNQGDTQNKTEGDEK
- a CDS encoding heavy metal translocating P-type ATPase produces the protein MHDHYDSDNPRDDVATKDPVCGMTVKPDSPHHASHNGHVYHFCSAKCHDKFKVEPERYLKPAPAMHVRATPDVAADTEYTCPMHPEIRQMGPGTCPKCGMTLEPVLPGEDEGDNPELTEFRHRFWWTLPLTVIVTVVAMSGGMFDPLLGPARPWVEMALATPVVLWSGWPFFVRGVQSIRNRSPNMWTLIGLGTGAAYVYSVIATVAPDVFPPSFRIGEHVAVYFEAAAVIISLTLLGQVLELKARSETGAAIKALLGLAPKTARRIREDGSEEDIPLTHVHPGDRLRVRPGEKVPVDGAVEEGSSAVDESMLTGEPIPVTKRPGDKLIGATLNASGALVMVAEKIGSQTVLSQIVQMVAQAQRSRAPMQRMADRVAGWFVVGVVAIALLTLFVWGLFGPQPSWAYGLINAVAVLIIACPCALGLATPMSVMVATGKAATHGVLFRDAAAIESMRQVDTLIVDKTGTLTEGKPAFHGLAPAPGWTEAEVLRVAASLDQGSEHPLAHAIVAEAKKRALGLSTAGTFESSSGIGVRGTIDGQAVALGNTALMEDEGVDWRPLEARAEALRQEGASVMFLAVAGRIAGLLAVSDPIKASTAEALEGLRATGLRIIMATGDGLTTARAIGRQLGIDELHGEVKPKDKDDLVAKLQAEGRIVAMAGDGINDAPALARANVGIAMGTGTDVAMNSAHLTLVKGDLRGIATARALSVATVRNMHQNLTFAFLYNALGVPIAAGVLYPFLGLLLSPLIAALAMSLSSASVVGNALRLRTTIL
- a CDS encoding class I SAM-dependent methyltransferase, producing MSRRSIDNWMWICPALAIGVAAVVVSLWGLTWPSATLVAVLLACPGVLVWGGLQLRRSGAFPPGPAPRTAGMTMGWAAPIYDWYFPKLGLGKAFRMETLRHAALQAGEHVLEVGCGTGVLTRLAAEAIEASGEAIGIDAAPAMIVVARENAARAGSRASFQLAAIETLPFPDATFDVVLASAMLHHLPPEAKEAGLKSVRRVLKPSGRLVIADLDRPANPLWWWLLWPLLAMPMTAGNLRGEIPAFLQRNGFGSVQMQGRWMQLLALWVARSGSTQGEGS
- a CDS encoding CzcE family metal-binding protein, with amino-acid sequence MKTTKSSVAYASILLFGTASALAGEQYSAPSETQVGALIRVAASAAHARQAARYGYASLATAERSITIDNQTRHINVVRMETIAIRVGEKTVTWTFDTLGTSSFPLSEIIPGTEQVTVYVDENPMYRGGQ
- a CDS encoding isoprenylcysteine carboxylmethyltransferase family protein, whose product is MTDTPSYGLWSLVIINSIFFIAFAFSFARPRSTRDWRSLGAYSAFIVALFTEMYGFPLTIYVLSGWLSSRFPGVDFLAHDSGHLLEVMFGWRSNPHFGPFHLLSTAFIVGGFWLLSKAWPVLYRAQREHRVADTGPYARIRHPQYVAFVLVMFGFLLQWPTLITLALFPVLLIVYARLAHQEERDVLVEFGEAYVQYRERTPAFIPVLGRQPPDATE
- the copK gene encoding periplasmic Cu(I)/Cu(II)-binding protein CopK; protein product: MLSKLAIVAASFLVTASALAVDEGNVTKSYPLKDGSTVYVFKDGKMAMEDKLGRLVTMKEGHTMETTDGQRIMMKGNEIWRLERELHRDRGGS
- a CDS encoding ankyrin repeat domain-containing protein; the encoded protein is MAGGRTARRFARYRGGHLIFLAAFHRQWAVIDNLLAHGASVDLPDRRGWTPLFWAAFKGHADIVSFLIGRGPNPDVRNSDGEWPLFWAA
- the copK gene encoding periplasmic Cu(I)/Cu(II)-binding protein CopK, encoding MLTKAIAAAASVIIATSAFAVDRGNVEKAYELKDGSTVYVFKDGKMAMENKVGQVVTMKEGHAMETKDGKKIMMKGNEIWRLENELHREHQTN
- a CDS encoding HD-GYP domain-containing protein gives rise to the protein MGASLHGRHTLELRPTFAGTCHCCGTRVVSRTPWKSSQQTCERCFLEELSRGCSRCGELNAAFAEALADALDLREHETGLHSRRVACHTVVLAKRIFPNDEQRLAQIYWGALLHDLGKIGVPDGVLLKVGPLTENEWTIMRRHPDDGHRLVGRLAGMEEAADIVRSHEERFDGGGYPRGLRGEDIPFGARLFAVVDTLDAMTSDRPYRQGLTFDAAKAEILHMSGSQFDPVAVNALLAEEAVLRQMVDMKCVSEPTKST
- the copK gene encoding periplasmic Cu(I)/Cu(II)-binding protein CopK — protein: MLKKLIVAAASVLVATSALAVDESNVEKSYVMKDGSTVYVFKDGKMAMENKFGRVERMAEGHVMETKDGQKIMMKGDEIWRLERALHPNRGGR